The Streptomyces sp. NBC_00659 genomic interval GTCGCGGATCCTGACCCGGGGGTTGCCGGTCAGGTCGCGGCCCGTCCGGTCGAGTCCGGTCCGGCCCCGGCGGTCGGGGGTGTCGATGCCGGCGGTCATCGCGCGCGGGCCCGGCGGGCGCGGGAGTTGTCGTTCATGGGCACTGTCTACCATCCCGAGACCAAGGTCCTGGTCACAGCGGGGCTTCGCCCGTCTAGGCTCACGGCATGGAACAGACGGAGATCATCCTGCGCGCCATCGGCGTGCTCACCGAGACCAACGCCATGGTGCGCAGGATCGCCCAGGACGAGGAGGCCGGGGTCGAATCGGCCGAGAACAACCTGGGCGCTCTCGTCACCGAGGTGTTCCCGCGTGTCGAGGTGCCCGGTGACGCCGGTCCCGCCGAGGCGGGGCAGGCGGTCGCGAACGCCTACCTGCCCGCCGCCATCTCGCTGGTGGGCGCCTTCGCGTTCCTCTTCTCCGAGCTCGCCGACCTCCACGACTCCGGGCGCACCGACGTCTCGACGGCCGATCTGCTCCAGGACCTGGCCCTGCGCATGTCCCGGGCCGACAACGAGTAACCGCCGTCCGGCCCGGGCGCTTCCTCCCGCCCCGCTCCAGTCACCGGTCCCGCTCCACGTCACCGGTCCCGCTCCACGTCACCGGTCCCGCTCGACGCGCACCCCGGCCGGTCCCGGCCCGGGCTCCCCCGGCCGGCTCTCGACCGGGGGAGTCCGCGGCGGGGTCCGACGGACCGGTGCCGGATCAGGCGTGCGGAACGACCGCCACCGGGCAGGGCGCGTGATGCATCACCGCGTGGGCCACCGAACCGATCCGGACGCCCACCGCGGAGCGGTCGGCCCTGCGGCCGACGACCAGCAACTGGGCCCGGTCGGAGAGGGACAGGAGCACCTGGCCCGCGCTGCCCATCTCGATGTGCTGGGTGACGGGCACCTCGGGAAAGCGTTCGCGCCACGGCAGGAGGGCCTCGGCCAGCGCCTTCCTCTCGTACGGCTCCAGGCCGCCGGCCTCGTCGAGCATCTTCAGCGAACCGGGGCTGTAGGCGAACACCGGCGGCAGGCTCCACGCCCGTACGGCCCGCACCGCCGCGCCACGGGCCGCCGCGGTCTCGAACGCGAAACGCAGACCGGCGTCGTCCTCGGGTCCGCCCTGATGGCCCACGACGATCTCGCGCCCGCCCGCCTCGTCCTCGGGCCGGTCCTCCGAACGCACCAGTACCACCGGGCAGGCCGCCTCGGCGATCACCCGTTGTCCGACGGAACCGAGCAGGAAGCCGACGAACGCGCCGTATCCGCGCGAGCCGAGGACCAGGGTCTGCGTGTCGGCCGCGACGCCCAGCAACGCCTGCACCACGTCGCCGTCGACGGAGTCGATCACGTCGACCGTCACCGGCAGACCCTCGTGCCGTTCGGTGACCGTGCGGGCCGCGTCCTCGATCATGCTTCGGGCCGAGCGTGCCTGGTCCTCCCGGTCACCACCGCCGACCATGTCGTGCGGCGGCCAGTGCCAGGCGTACACCACCCGCAGGGCCACACCCCGGCGGACGGCCTCACGGCCTGCCCAGGCCAGCGCCGCCCTGCTCTCGGGTGATCCGTCCACGCCCACGGTGATCGGGGGGGTCATCCGCCTGCCTTCCGTCGCCGGCCCGTCTGCCCGGCCGGGTGCTCGTCCATCCTTGCGGTCCAGTCTCCGTCACCGGCGGGGACGGCGGACACACGACAGGAGATGGGGAGGGCTCGCTCCCGCACGGACCGACGGGCGTGACCCGGCCAGGGCTTGTCCGCCAGGCCCTACGCCGAGGCGCGGACCACGAGTTCCGGGTCGAAGATCAGCGACGTGGGTTCGGTGCGAACGCCCTGGATGTGCTCGTCCAGGAGGGCGGCCATCGCCGCGGCCATCTCCTCCACCGGCTGACGCACCGTGGTCAGCGGAGGGCGGCAGGTCACGGCCACGCTGGAGTCGTCGAAGCCGACGACCGCGACATCGTCCGGCACCTGTCTGCCCCGCTCCCGCAGCAGTTGGCACACGCCCTGGGCCATCAGGTCGTTGGCGGCGAACACCCCGTCCACGTCCGGGTGTTCGGACAGCAGCCCGGACATCGCCGCCATACCGCTGTCCAGCGTGAACCCGCCCTCGGCGACCGGGACGTACGGGTGTCCGCTGCGGGCCATCGTGTCGCGGAACCCGGCGAGCCGGTCCTGGCTCGCGGCGACGCCGAGCGGCCCGGTGACGGTGACGATCCGCCGGCACCCCCGGTTCAGCAGGTGTTCGGCCGCCAGCCGCGCCCCCTCGCGGTGGGCGAGATCGACATAGCTGAGCCGCACGGGGCGGGAGGGCCGGGCGAAGAGGACGGCGGGCAGACCCGCGTCGGCGAGCAGGGCGGGCAGCGGGTCGTCGGCGTGGGTGGAGACGACGAGGGCGCCGTCCGCGCTGCCCTGCCGGAGGTCGGCCAGCACCTGGCTCCTGGTCTCCGCGGATTCGGCGAACATCAGCAGCGGATGCATCGAGCGTGGACGCAGGTACCCCACCACGCCGCTGACGACCCGTCCGAAGAAGGGGTCCGCGAACACCCGCGCGGCGAAGGCGTTCTGTGCCTCCCCCGGGGTGTCGCCCGCGCCGGAGACGATCAGCGCCACCGTCTGGCTGCGCCGGGTCACCAGCGATCTGGCGGCCCGGTTGGGCGCGTATCCGGTCCGGTCGATGGCCTGGCGCACCACCTCCTGGATCCCGGGGTCGACATTGCGGACACCGTTGATGACCCGGGACACGGTCGCGCGGGAGACTCCGGCCACCCGCGCGACATCCTCCAGCGTGGGAGCCTGTCTGCTCATGGCGGCACCCTAACGGCACGGCACCGCCCGGGGATAGAGCGCTCTCCCCGACCCCCGGCGCTCAGCCGGGGGGCCGGACCAGGGCGGTGGCCGTCAGCGGCAGGGCGCCCGCGGAGCTGCCGGCGAGCACACGGTAGGCGCCGGGCCGCGTGCGCCACGCGTGTTCGTCCTCGGCCCAGTGGCGCAGCGCCCGGGGCGGTATCCGCACCGACGCCGTCGCCCGCTCGCCCGGTTCGGCGCTCACCGCGGCATACCCGGCGAGCCGGCGTTCCGGGCGGTCCGGCGGTCCGGGGGGCCCGGCGAGATAGACCTGGACGACCTCGCGTCCGCGCCGGGGACCCGTGTTGCGTACGTCGACCCGCACGGTGAACGGCTCGCCGGCCACGATGTCGTCGGGGACGCCCAGCCCCTCGTACGCCCAGGTGGTGAAGCCGAGTCCGTGCCCGAACCAGTAGGCGGGTTCGCGGTCGTGGCGTGCCCAGGCGCGGTAGCCGATGTGCAGGCCCTCGGTGTAGTCGAGGTGTCCGTCCTCGGGCCGGGTGCGGGTGACCGGCGCGTCGGCGAGGGTCGCCGGCCAGGTCGTGGGCAGCCGCCCGCCGGGTTCGGCTCGGCCGAACAGCACGTCGGCGAGGCCCGCGCCGCCCTCCTGGCCGGGGAACCAGGTCAGCAGGACGGCACCGGCCGCCGCGCGCCAGGGCAGTTCGACCGGTCCGCCGCTGTTGACGACGACGACCGTCCGCGGTTCGGCGGCGGTCACCGCGCGGACCAGCTCGTCCTGGCGTCCGCCGAGCCCGAGGTCCGTCCGGTCGTATCCCTCGGACTCGCCGTGTTCGGTGGTGCCGACGACCACGATCGCCGCGTCCGCGTCGCGGGCCGCCCGCACCGCGTCGGCCAGGGCCGGACCGTCGTCGGGGGGTGGCGGGGCCGCGGTGACGACGGTGGCCCGCCCGGTGCCCGGGGCGAGTTCGCGGCGGGCCACCACGCGCACCGCACGTCCCGCCGTGAGCAGGACGGGCGCACCGTGGACGGGCGGGTTCACGTGGACGACCGCCGGATCGTCGGTCTCCTTGCCGAACTCCCCTTCCAGGACGACGCGTTCGTCGACCGTGATGCTCAGGCGCCCGAACCCGCCGACCCCGAGCGTCCACCGCCCCGAGATCCCCGGAAGCAGAAGGGCGGCGATCTCGACGGTGTGCGCACCCGGCGGCAGCGGCGGCTCCAACTGGCGCCCGCCGAGGCGGTGTTCGGAGAGCAGTTCACACCCCGCCGCGTCGAGCACCCGCAGCCGGACACCGGGGTCGCCGGTTTCCGGATCGGCGCACAGGTCCGGGGTCAGGGGTGCCGCGGGCGCGGCGGTCGAGGGGCCCGGCACATGGACGACCCGCACGCCGTCGCCGAGCGCGGCCCTGATCCCCTCCAGCGGAGTGACGACCCGCTCGGGGAAGACTCCCGCGCTGCCGCCGCCCTGGACACGCGGCAGGACCGCGTGCGCGCCGATCACCGCGACGGTGCGCAACCGGGCGGGATCGAGCGGGAGGACACCGCGATTGCGCAGCAGGACGGTGCTCGCGGCCGCGGCCCCGCGCAGCAGCGCGCGGGCCTCGCTCCGGCCGGTGGCGGGCGGGGTGTCCCGCGGCGGCTGCCCCAGCGCGCCGCACGCGGCGGCGAGCCCGAGCAGCCGCCGCACCTTGTCGTCGACGGCGTTCCGCGGAACGCGCCCCGCTTCCACCGCCCGCACCAGTTCCTCGCCGAAGGCGCTCTCCGGTCCCGGCATCGCGAGGTCGAGGGCGGCGCGGGCTGCCGGTTCCCCGGACCGCACCGCGCCCCAGTCGGACACCACCACGCCGGTGAAGCCCCACTCCCCCTTGAGGGGTTCGTCGAGCAGGGAACTGGCGGTCATCGTGGTGCCGTTGACGCCGTTGTACCCGGCCATGACGACCCGGACGCCGGCCTCGACGGCCGCCTCGAACGGTGCCAGATACACCTCCCGCAGGACCCGCTCGGACACCCGTACGTCGACGGTCAGCCGGTCGGTCTCGGAGTCGTTGGCCACGTAGTGCTTGGCGGTGGCGGCCACTCCGTGTGCCTGGATGCCCCGGATCAGCGCGGCGCCGGTGCGGCCGGTCAGTTCGGGGTCCTCGGAGAAGCACTCGAAGTGCCGCCCGCCGAGCGGTGTCCGGTGGAGGTTGAGGGTGGGTGCGAGGACGACGTCGACACCCTTGCGGCGCGCCTCGGCGGCGAGCAGCCCGCCGAGACGCTCCACCCGTTCCTCGTCCCACAGGGCGCCGAGCGCGGACGCCGAAGGCAGCAGCAGGGCCGGATCGCGCTCGTCCCAGGACTGCCCGCGCACTCCGGCGGGACCGTCCGACAGGACCATCTCCCTCAGTTCCAGGGCTGGTTCGGCCCTGGTGCGCCAGGTGGTCGCACCGGTGAGCAGCCGGACCTTCTCGCGGAGGGTCAGCTTGCCGAGGAGCCGTTCGCGTTCCGCCTCGTCGTCCGTCTTCTCCGTCAAGTGCGGCCTCATTCCCGGGAGAGCGCTCTCCCCATCGGTGTTCGACTCAGTTGTAGACGCCGAACTCGTAGAGCGAGTAACCCCATCCGGTTCCTCGCGCGGTGCCGTTCACCCGTACGTAGCGGCCGGCCCCGGTGACATCGAGGTCGTCCACGCCGCCGTTGCCGTCGGTGACCGTGCGGACGGTGGTCCAGTTCTGCCCGTCGTCCGAGGTCTGCACGGTGTAGGCCCTGGCGTACGAGGTCTCCCAGACCAGTTGCACATGGCGGAACGAGATTCGGGTACCGAGGTCGACCCGCAGCCACTGGGGATCGCTCCAGTCGCTGGCCCAGCGGGTGTTGAGGCTGCCGTCCACGGCACCGGCCGCGGTGCAGGGGCAGTCGCCGCCGCCGGTCTGGAACGAGGAGGCGGTGGCCGGCCGGCCGAGCGCGATGTTCGTTCCGCTCGGGGTGGGCGGCACCACGCGCACGGACCGGGTCTCGACACCGACGTTGCCCTTGCCGTCCTTGACCTTGACGTAGACCTTCCAGACTCCGGGCCGGTCCGGCGCGGTGACCCGGAGTCGGCCGCCGCCGAGGTCGGTGAAGGGCAGCGGGTTCAGCTGTTTGCCCTGGTCGATGTACATGCTGTTGTCCAGCACCTCGTACGTGACCGGATCACCGTTCGGGTCCGTGGCCTTGACGGAGAGAGTGAGGTCGCGCCCCGCGGGCACCTTGCCCGCGTCTCCCTCCACGGTCAGGTCGGAGATGACCGGCGGGGTGTTGTCCCGGGAGGTGTCCGCGCCGTACGCCTTCTTCACGGCGTAGTACGACAGCCGTTTCTCGCCCGCGGGCAGCAGGTTGAACCAGATGCCGCCGAAGTCGTACTCGGTCCCGTAGTGGAACATCGTGGCGCCGAGCGCGACGCCCTGGTGTCCGGTGACGCAGTTCCACGCCCGGGTGTAGCCGTCGGCCTTCGCCCGGTCGGCCGGTTCGGCGGGGACGCCGTTGGCGTCGTCCGGCACCTCCCACTCGCCCGCGGGACCGGTTTCGGTGACGATGTAGGGCTTGGTGTAACCACCTTGCTGCCAGGCCGACTTGATGTCACAGACCGCGTTGTAGGCGTTGACCGCGTACAGGTCGAGATCGGGCGCGTTCCGCTTGTAGTAGGGCCAGGCGCCGGTCCACGCGTCGGTCGAGGTGACGGGGTGGTCGGGGTCGGCGGCGTGGATCTTCTTGGCGATGTCGTTCACGAGGGTGGTGTAGGCGTCCCGTTGGCGCTCCAGCTCGGCGCCGCTGTAGCAGTTCTGGAGTCCGAGCACGGACTCGTTCCCGACATCCCACATCAGGACGCCTGGGTTGTCCTTGTAGGTGGCGGCCCATTGGGGGAACTCGGTGAGTACCTGGTTCTTGTAGCCGGTGTCCGTCAGATAGTTCACACAGCCGCCGCTGCCGGGACCGCCTCCGGGCTGCAGCCAGAAGCCGGCGATCACCTTGATGCCCTGGGCCGCGGCCGCGTCGAGGAGCGGCTTGCTGGAGGCGTCGGTGCCCCAGGTGCGGACGGTGTTGACGCCCATCGACTTCAGGTCGGGCATGTAACGCCCGGCGTCGGCGACGGCCGGGCCCCAGGTGAGGCCCTTGATCTGGTACGGGCTTCCGTCGACGGTCAGCTGCCAGTTGCCCTGCGAGCCGGTGACCTTGACGACGCCGCCGGCGGCCTGCGCGGGCTGGGAGGGCAGCGCGACGAGGGCTCCCGCGGCGAGCAGGCCCGCGGTGACGGGCGCCGTGATGCGGCGCCGGGTGGTACGGGATCCGGTCATGAGTGTCCGTCCGGTGTGCGGGTGAGGGGGGAAGATCAGGTATGTGGACCTGGTGGTCCGGGAGGTGGCGCCTCAGGGAAGCCGGTAGTTCGCGTCGAGCGCCGCGCCCGCCTCGGGGTGCGTCTGGTCGTAGCCGCGGGCGTCGCACTGGAGCCCGCCGACGACGCAGTGGTCGACGAGGGCCTTGAGTGTCGGCGCGTCCCACGCGTTGAAGAAGTCGTAGTGGAACGAGTAGCCGGCGCCGCTCGCCAGCCTGACCTGAGACATGTCACCGTTGACCGGGAAGGCCATCTTGAACTCGATCATCGGCAGGGCGACGGGGTGATCGTCCGGGCAGATGTTGTTGTTCGTGCCGGGATTGACCACCGGATACGCCATGTGGCTCTGGTGGTTGGGGGTGTCCAGGTACTTGCCGTCCCAGCAACTCGGCGCCTGGAACCGGATGTTGAGCTGGACGTCGGCCCTGTTCGGACACTGCTGCGGGAAGTCGACGTTGAAGAAGCTGTCGCCGCACTCCCAGCCCTCCACGAAGCCGCGGTGGTTGCGGAAGTCGGCCGCCGACTGCAGGGGACTGCCGACGACGAAGCGCAGACCCTTCGGGAAGGAACGCACGCTGGTGTAGTCGGTGACCCCTGCCTTGTAGTAGATGACCTGGGGGCCCACCGGCAGCACGGGCGTGTTCCCCTTGAGCAGGGTCGGCATCCAGTAGGCCGACTTGTCACCGGGGGCCCTGCAGGTGGTCCCGCCGGAGTCGAGCGAGGCGGTGGTGCTAGCCGCGTTCGTGGTGGTGTTGCCCATGAAGGTGTGGTCGTGCGACTTGCCCGGCTGGCCGGGGTAGACGATCGGGTCGTCCGGCCGGGTGTGGGACACCGAACAGTTCGCCTGGAACTCGTGGAAGTACCGGTGCGTCGGCTCCGCCTTGGAGGGGACGACCCCGGTCACCGGCGGGTTCGCCGGGATGTACCCGTCGCCGTCCGGGTCCTCCGGCGAGGCG includes:
- a CDS encoding universal stress protein codes for the protein MTPPITVGVDGSPESRAALAWAGREAVRRGVALRVVYAWHWPPHDMVGGGDREDQARSARSMIEDAARTVTERHEGLPVTVDVIDSVDGDVVQALLGVAADTQTLVLGSRGYGAFVGFLLGSVGQRVIAEAACPVVLVRSEDRPEDEAGGREIVVGHQGGPEDDAGLRFAFETAAARGAAVRAVRAWSLPPVFAYSPGSLKMLDEAGGLEPYERKALAEALLPWRERFPEVPVTQHIEMGSAGQVLLSLSDRAQLLVVGRRADRSAVGVRIGSVAHAVMHHAPCPVAVVPHA
- a CDS encoding LacI family DNA-binding transcriptional regulator codes for the protein MSRQAPTLEDVARVAGVSRATVSRVINGVRNVDPGIQEVVRQAIDRTGYAPNRAARSLVTRRSQTVALIVSGAGDTPGEAQNAFAARVFADPFFGRVVSGVVGYLRPRSMHPLLMFAESAETRSQVLADLRQGSADGALVVSTHADDPLPALLADAGLPAVLFARPSRPVRLSYVDLAHREGARLAAEHLLNRGCRRIVTVTGPLGVAASQDRLAGFRDTMARSGHPYVPVAEGGFTLDSGMAAMSGLLSEHPDVDGVFAANDLMAQGVCQLLRERGRQVPDDVAVVGFDDSSVAVTCRPPLTTVRQPVEEMAAAMAALLDEHIQGVRTEPTSLIFDPELVVRASA
- a CDS encoding glycoside hydrolase family 3 C-terminal domain-containing protein, whose translation is MRPHLTEKTDDEAERERLLGKLTLREKVRLLTGATTWRTRAEPALELREMVLSDGPAGVRGQSWDERDPALLLPSASALGALWDEERVERLGGLLAAEARRKGVDVVLAPTLNLHRTPLGGRHFECFSEDPELTGRTGAALIRGIQAHGVAATAKHYVANDSETDRLTVDVRVSERVLREVYLAPFEAAVEAGVRVVMAGYNGVNGTTMTASSLLDEPLKGEWGFTGVVVSDWGAVRSGEPAARAALDLAMPGPESAFGEELVRAVEAGRVPRNAVDDKVRRLLGLAAACGALGQPPRDTPPATGRSEARALLRGAAAASTVLLRNRGVLPLDPARLRTVAVIGAHAVLPRVQGGGSAGVFPERVVTPLEGIRAALGDGVRVVHVPGPSTAAPAAPLTPDLCADPETGDPGVRLRVLDAAGCELLSEHRLGGRQLEPPLPPGAHTVEIAALLLPGISGRWTLGVGGFGRLSITVDERVVLEGEFGKETDDPAVVHVNPPVHGAPVLLTAGRAVRVVARRELAPGTGRATVVTAAPPPPDDGPALADAVRAARDADAAIVVVGTTEHGESEGYDRTDLGLGGRQDELVRAVTAAEPRTVVVVNSGGPVELPWRAAAGAVLLTWFPGQEGGAGLADVLFGRAEPGGRLPTTWPATLADAPVTRTRPEDGHLDYTEGLHIGYRAWARHDREPAYWFGHGLGFTTWAYEGLGVPDDIVAGEPFTVRVDVRNTGPRRGREVVQVYLAGPPGPPDRPERRLAGYAAVSAEPGERATASVRIPPRALRHWAEDEHAWRTRPGAYRVLAGSSAGALPLTATALVRPPG
- a CDS encoding discoidin domain-containing protein, yielding MTGSRTTRRRITAPVTAGLLAAGALVALPSQPAQAAGGVVKVTGSQGNWQLTVDGSPYQIKGLTWGPAVADAGRYMPDLKSMGVNTVRTWGTDASSKPLLDAAAAQGIKVIAGFWLQPGGGPGSGGCVNYLTDTGYKNQVLTEFPQWAATYKDNPGVLMWDVGNESVLGLQNCYSGAELERQRDAYTTLVNDIAKKIHAADPDHPVTSTDAWTGAWPYYKRNAPDLDLYAVNAYNAVCDIKSAWQQGGYTKPYIVTETGPAGEWEVPDDANGVPAEPADRAKADGYTRAWNCVTGHQGVALGATMFHYGTEYDFGGIWFNLLPAGEKRLSYYAVKKAYGADTSRDNTPPVISDLTVEGDAGKVPAGRDLTLSVKATDPNGDPVTYEVLDNSMYIDQGKQLNPLPFTDLGGGRLRVTAPDRPGVWKVYVKVKDGKGNVGVETRSVRVVPPTPSGTNIALGRPATASSFQTGGGDCPCTAAGAVDGSLNTRWASDWSDPQWLRVDLGTRISFRHVQLVWETSYARAYTVQTSDDGQNWTTVRTVTDGNGGVDDLDVTGAGRYVRVNGTARGTGWGYSLYEFGVYN
- a CDS encoding DUF1996 domain-containing protein, which produces MARRSKIVSGILMSGALVLTSLGLAGVAMSADPAAGAPASTAGSTTVHTGHVMAASTLASPEDPDGDGYIPANPPVTGVVPSKAEPTHRYFHEFQANCSVSHTRPDDPIVYPGQPGKSHDHTFMGNTTTNAASTTASLDSGGTTCRAPGDKSAYWMPTLLKGNTPVLPVGPQVIYYKAGVTDYTSVRSFPKGLRFVVGSPLQSAADFRNHRGFVEGWECGDSFFNVDFPQQCPNRADVQLNIRFQAPSCWDGKYLDTPNHQSHMAYPVVNPGTNNNICPDDHPVALPMIEFKMAFPVNGDMSQVRLASGAGYSFHYDFFNAWDAPTLKALVDHCVVGGLQCDARGYDQTHPEAGAALDANYRLP